Sequence from the Flavobacterium sp. TR2 genome:
AAATGATAAAATTGATGTTCAAAAACTACTAGAAAATCTTCCTTTAGAAAACAAAACCGTTTACTTTAATTTCAGTTTTATCTCAATCGATTTCGTTAAAAAATTAGACACTATTTCAATCCAGAAAAAAGCTAATTTTTACTGCAATTTTGATCCAATTGGGCATTTGGCGCGAGAGGGAAATTGGTTTACAACTTCTGAGAAAAATAATTTTGAAACCTTAGCTTTACTTTTTAAAAATACAGCCAATTTAAATTTATTGAGTGTAGATTTAGGTTTATATCAAAATTCTGGAGCAAACATCACACAGCAAATTGCATACAGCTTAGCACAAGCAAACGAATATTTGAACCGTTTTGCTGATAATACAAAATTTATAGTTTTTGAAGTTTCTGTCGGAACAAATTATTTTTTCGAAATTGCTAAACTTCGCGCCCTTCGAATGCTTTTTGATTTAATCGCTGCGGAGTATAATTCGAAAATCAAATGTCATATATTGGCAACCCCAACAAAACGCAATAAAACGATTTACGATTACAATGTAAATATGCTGCGTACGACAACCGAGTGTATGTCTGCAATTTTAGGGGGCGCAGATGCCATTGCCAATTTACCTTACGACGCGTTGTACCATAAAGACAACGAATTTGGGGATCGAATTTCAAGAAACCAGCTTTTGATTTTAAAGCACGAAAGTTATTTTGATAAAGTAAACAATCCTGCTGATGGAAGTTATTATATCGAAAGTTTAACCATGCAATTGGCAGAAAAAAGCTTGGCTTTATTTAAAGATATTGAAGCAAACGGCGGTTTCTTGAAGCTTTTAAATGATGGCATAATTAAAAAGAAAATTCAAGAAAGTGCCAATAAAGAGCAGGAATTATTCGATTCTAAAAAAGAAATTTTGTTAGGCACGAATAAATACCCGAACAAAGAAGACCGAATGAAACATGATTTAGAATTGTTTCCTTTTGTGAAAATCAAACCAAGAAAAACATTAATTACTCCAATTATAGAAAAAAGATTGGCAGAGAAAATGGAGCAGAAAAGATTGGAATTGGAATAATCTCTGGAAACGTAATTAATTAAAAATTCAAAAAAAGTGTCTCAATGATTAGAAAAGACCTTAAACATATTACTCTTCAAAATCAAAAGTCGAAAGCTGAAAGTCAAGAACAAAACTCGACAGACAACTTTACGACGGCTGAAGGAATTGAAATCAAAAAAAACTATTCGGAGAAAGATATCGAAGAGTTGGAATTTCTTGATTTCGGAGCTGGTTTTGCGCCAAACTTACGCGGACCATACGCTACCATGTATGTCAGACGCCCGTGGACCATTCGCCAATATGCAGGATTTTCTACAGCTGAAGAAAGCAATGCATTTTACAGAAAAAATTTAGCTGCAGGTCAAAAAGGGCTATCTATTGCTTTTGACCTACCGACGCATCGCGGTTATGATTCAGATCATGAAAGAGTTGTTGGCGATGTTGGAAAAGCAGGTGTAGCCATTGATTCTGTAGAAGACATGAAAGTGCTTTTCGATCAGATTCCGTTAGATGAAATGTCTGTCTCCATGACAATGAACGGAGCCGTTTTACCTATTATGGCTTTTTACGTTGTTGCCGCAGAAGAGCAAGGCGTTAGTCCCGAAAAACTGGCCGGAACAATTCAAAATGATATTTTAAAGGAGTTTATGGTACGAAATACTTATATCTACCCTCCAACTCCTTCAATGAAAATTATCGCAGATATTTTTGAATTTACGAGCAAAAAAATGCCGAAATTCAATTCGATATCTATTTCTGGCTACCATATGCAAGAAGCTGGAGCAACTGCAGATATTGAATTAGCCTATACTTTGGCCGATGGATTAGAATACATTAGAACCGGATTATCAACAGGAATGACGATTGATGATTTTGCCCCGAGACTATCTTTCTTTTGGGCCATCGGAATGAATCATTTTATGGAAATTGCCAAAATGAGGGCCGGCCGTATGATTTGGGCAAAATTATTACAGCAGTTTAATCCTAAAAGCGATAAATCATTGGCACTGAGAACACACTGCCAAACCAGCGGATGGAGCTTGACAGAACAAGATCCGTTTAACAATGTTGCCAGAACTTGCATAGAAGCTGCTGCTGCCGCTTTTGGAGGAACGCAATCTTTGCATACAAACGCTTTAGACGAGGCTATCGCGCTTCCAACAGATTTCTCTGCGAGAATTGCCAGAAATACTCAAATATTTCTTCAAGAGGAAACTAAAATCACTAAAACGGTAGATCCTTGGGCAGGAAGTTATTATGTTGAAAGTTTGACAAACGACATTGTTGAGAAAACTTGGAAATTAATAGAGGAAGTTGAAGAACTCGGCGGAATGACCAAAGCAATTGAAGCAGGAATTCCGAAACTTCGAATTGAAGAGGCTGCCGCAAGAAAACAGGCAAGAATTGACAGCGGACAAGATATTATTGTTGGCGTTAACAAATACCGTTTAGAAAAAGAAGATCCTTTAGATATTCTTGATGTAGACAATCAATTAGTTCGTAAGCAGCAAGTGGAACGTCTTGAAGAATTAAAACGAACTCGAGATACTGAAAAAGTAAATAAGTCACTAGAAAAATTAATCCATTGTGCGCAAACTGGGCAAGGAAACTTATTAGAAAATGCGATTGAAGCCGCTAGAAACAGAGCTACATTAGGTGAAATCAGTACGGCATTGGAAACTGTTTTTGGCCGTTTTAAAGCACAAATTAAATCTTTTAGCGGAGTGTATAGTGCAGCGATAAAAAATGACGAGAATTTTGAAAAGGCGAAACAACTGGCAGATGTTTTTGCAAAACAAGAAGGAAGACGCCCTAGAATTATGATTGCTAAAATGGGACAAGATGGCCATGACCGTGGTGCAAAAGTAGTTGCAACAGGTTATGCAGATGTAGGTTTTGACGTTGACATTGGCCCTTTATTTCAAACTCCGGCAGAAGCGGCAAAACAAGCTGTCGAAAATGATGTTCATATCTTGGGAGTTTCATCACTTGCCGCTGGACACAAAACATTGGTTCCTCAAGTTATTGAAGAATTAAAAAAACACGGACGAGAAGATATTATGGTAATTGTGGGCGGTGTTATTCCGTCTCAAGACTATCAATTCCTGTTTGATGCGGGTGCATCGGCGGTTTTTGGACCTGGAACTAAAATAAGCGAAGCGGCTATAAAAATCTTAGAAGCTTTAATCGATTAAAAAGAAAAATCCCTTTTAAAAGGGATTTTTCTTTTTTTCATTTAGTCGTTTACTGTTGCGTTACTATCAGCCTCTATAAAAGAAAGATCGTAACCTGCAAAATCTCTCATATAGCTTTTCAAAGATGTTCCGAAAGCATCTCTAAAATGTCTGCTTCCTTTATTTTTGAAAAAGTTCTTTACAGAACCTGCACCGCCTAAATGCGCTGCGGCTAAAATTCCAGATTCGGTAATTTCAATACCGCTGATGATTTTGCCTTCGTACTTTTCGATTTCGTTACGTAAAATCCATTTGTTTTTGGCCAATAAAGCCATAAAAGCTTTTTCCTGCAGAGCAGGATCTTTTAAAAAGGCTTTGTTATCATTAATTCCAATTGCTCTCAAAGCTTTAGAACCAAATTGATATTTACCCATATAACCAAGGGAATTTACTAGTCTGTATTGCCCTTGCGATTCTTTAAAAGCTACTGCTTCTTTAAATCCTATAAGATGATTTCCTGTGTATGGGACGTTGGTGTTTGGATAATCATCCTTTTCTTTTGATGGAAAAATGTATTCTGATCCATCTGTTTTTTCAATTAAAAACCAAGGTTTGGTTTCTTTTTCTGAGGGAATAAATCCCAAACTTAAAAATGTAATAATAACGACTAAACTCGCATAAAAATACCATTTCTTTATCATAAATTGTTTTTCTTCAAGACGCTGTCACC
This genomic interval carries:
- a CDS encoding methylmalonyl-CoA mutase subunit beta, with protein sequence MATNLFDDFNPISSKQWKQKIQFELDGADYNQTVIWNSPEDIQVKPFYHSDEFTKAADVNTQASDFKICQNIFVFDVEKSIERALNTLERGAESLRFTIENDKIDVQKLLENLPLENKTVYFNFSFISIDFVKKLDTISIQKKANFYCNFDPIGHLAREGNWFTTSEKNNFETLALLFKNTANLNLLSVDLGLYQNSGANITQQIAYSLAQANEYLNRFADNTKFIVFEVSVGTNYFFEIAKLRALRMLFDLIAAEYNSKIKCHILATPTKRNKTIYDYNVNMLRTTTECMSAILGGADAIANLPYDALYHKDNEFGDRISRNQLLILKHESYFDKVNNPADGSYYIESLTMQLAEKSLALFKDIEANGGFLKLLNDGIIKKKIQESANKEQELFDSKKEILLGTNKYPNKEDRMKHDLELFPFVKIKPRKTLITPIIEKRLAEKMEQKRLELE
- the scpA gene encoding methylmalonyl-CoA mutase, with product MIRKDLKHITLQNQKSKAESQEQNSTDNFTTAEGIEIKKNYSEKDIEELEFLDFGAGFAPNLRGPYATMYVRRPWTIRQYAGFSTAEESNAFYRKNLAAGQKGLSIAFDLPTHRGYDSDHERVVGDVGKAGVAIDSVEDMKVLFDQIPLDEMSVSMTMNGAVLPIMAFYVVAAEEQGVSPEKLAGTIQNDILKEFMVRNTYIYPPTPSMKIIADIFEFTSKKMPKFNSISISGYHMQEAGATADIELAYTLADGLEYIRTGLSTGMTIDDFAPRLSFFWAIGMNHFMEIAKMRAGRMIWAKLLQQFNPKSDKSLALRTHCQTSGWSLTEQDPFNNVARTCIEAAAAAFGGTQSLHTNALDEAIALPTDFSARIARNTQIFLQEETKITKTVDPWAGSYYVESLTNDIVEKTWKLIEEVEELGGMTKAIEAGIPKLRIEEAAARKQARIDSGQDIIVGVNKYRLEKEDPLDILDVDNQLVRKQQVERLEELKRTRDTEKVNKSLEKLIHCAQTGQGNLLENAIEAARNRATLGEISTALETVFGRFKAQIKSFSGVYSAAIKNDENFEKAKQLADVFAKQEGRRPRIMIAKMGQDGHDRGAKVVATGYADVGFDVDIGPLFQTPAEAAKQAVENDVHILGVSSLAAGHKTLVPQVIEELKKHGREDIMVIVGGVIPSQDYQFLFDAGASAVFGPGTKISEAAIKILEALID
- a CDS encoding peptidoglycan-binding protein LysM — its product is MIKKWYFYASLVVIITFLSLGFIPSEKETKPWFLIEKTDGSEYIFPSKEKDDYPNTNVPYTGNHLIGFKEAVAFKESQGQYRLVNSLGYMGKYQFGSKALRAIGINDNKAFLKDPALQEKAFMALLAKNKWILRNEIEKYEGKIISGIEITESGILAAAHLGGAGSVKNFFKNKGSRHFRDAFGTSLKSYMRDFAGYDLSFIEADSNATVND